The sequence TCATATTTATGAACAGTACAGTAAGTGCATTTCAGTTGTCCTAAGATGAGAAGGCTGTAGAAGGGGGCAGATGAGGTTGACTTCTTCCCCTGTCCTCAACAAATCCCTTGGGAATTCAGTCACAGCcattcagcagagctgtgactgCCCACAAAAGCAGCAAGGTATTTGTGGCTGTGATGGCAATTAGAGGTAAGGCTTGGATATGACGAAAGAGACCAGGCTGGGAACAAATTTACACCACTGACCTGCAAACTTTCCCAGTGGAATCCGATTAATCATGGCAGCAGATTTCTGAGGGTCACTCCAGTTAATTCTCCCCATGTCAGTCATAACCACTGTGGGGTTCACAGTGTTCACCCTAATCTGGGACCAAGAACAACAAACAATCTAACTAGACTGCTCTGAGAGGAAATGCACTCTAAGAGGTTCAGCTTtcatgcttttctctctctcagcaAGAATCCTACCTTGTGGGGTCCCAGTTCCATTGCCATTACCTTGCTCAGCATATCCAAAGCACTTTTTGTGGAACCTTcaagagaagggaagaacagGAGGCATGTAAGTGCATAGCACCTGATCTGGAATGCACAGAAGTATTTCACTGCCCAGAACTGGCAGCTGGCAGCTTTGGTGGCTGTGGGTCTCTGGCTAGTCGAAAACAAGAGGAGCACTGCTAAAGCTACACATACTTACAGTAAACAGCATGATCCTGCAGAGCACGCTGAGATGCCTGGCTAGAGACGTTTACGATAGCACCTGGCACCCCGTGTGCAATCATCTGTCGAGCAACAATCTgtggggggcagggtggggagcaaacaaacaaaaaagggatGCCAGAATCTTAATAGGAGAAATCATCATTTCATTCAGCAGGAATCTTGCTGGGGTGTTATGGTAGCCAAAAGATCAAAAACATCCAGAGGAGGTAAGTCCTCACTGCCTCCCACTTAGAAGAGTGAGTCAAAGCAAGAGAGTGGAGGGGCCGTACATACAAATTGTCAGGTTAACTCTGGATTGCAGTCCCTTTAGCCCCCACAGAGACACTTATCTCTGCTGTGCAGAACAATGTAGTCACTGGTGCTCGAGAAAACAACTGCAATGACAATTCTTCCTCACCTGGGAAATGTGAAGCACAGCTCCAAAATTCACATCAAAAGACCtacaaataaatcaaatttaaaagtTACGGATGGTTGGAGGCCAGGCCAGAGAGCAGTTGTTTTGGAAGGCAGCGGAGGACAAGTGCTGCTGTTATCTTGGAAACACTGGTGATACTCTAGAATGTGGACAGAAACGCCAAGCCAACTGGCTAGCAGGAATGGCTAGGCATGCTTTTGGCAATAAAAGCTAGTTTAGTGTGCAGGGGGTAATTGCAGGTGCACTCGTGTATCATCACATTTCTAGCAGGACTCTGTTCTTTAGCAGACTAACATAATTCCTCTATTAAGTAACCCCTGGGCCTTGGCCAGTGACTCTTCAGTCAATCAAACTTTTCATGCAGTTTTAAAGTAGCTGTAAGATAGGtagaagcagcttttcttcctctgccacaTCATCCTTCCTTGGTCAGGCTTTTACCTGGTAGTTCTGTGGAACAGCCTTAGTAGAATCTGTACATTTTACGTTCTAGTCACAAATGAATCCCTTATTATAGACCCACAACAGCCACTCTTGATGTAGGGTCAAAGCATGACCCACTTTCTCAGAGGAAGGAGACTCACCATATCCTGTATCCTAAAGTTTACCCCCTGAACTGGAACTACAGGtcttctgagagaaaaaaaaaaatcatgttgttGCAGTAAGCAAATTTAATTTCCCACCGTGACAGTATTTTACTGCCTTACCTGGCTTCGTCTTCTCTATATCCGATTTGTCTTACTGACAACTGTCTCTCAACTTAGCAGAGACCGAGTCGGGGCCAGATGGGGAGCCCGGTGTGAGGAGCAGCAAAAAGCCCCTCTGTGCTGTGGTGGCTGGGTGGCCTGTGCCCCTCACCTCTGCCCCACAGATGGGCAGGCTCTGGTTATGCCGTTACCGCAATGGCCAGCGCTGGGCGCGCTCTCCTGGGGCGGTGACAGGGTGAACAGGGCGCAGAGACCAGCACACGGCCGCGAGTGGAACGGTGGGCGCCGCTGCCCGCTCCCTTTCCTCTCCTGGGAGACCAGGTTTTGGGAGGCTCTGCCGCGGGCTCGGCGGCCACGGCTCTGCCAAGGCGCAGCAGCCCGCGCCTCTCCGCGGGCCGGGAACTCACCGCTGCAGGGCCGCCCGCGTCACCTCCAGGAAGGGCTGCAGCACGGCCACGGCCGCGTTGTTCACCAGCAGCTCGAAGGGCCCCGCCGCGCTCAGCGCCGCCGCCGTGGCCTCCCAGTCGGCCAGGTCCAGGCAGAGGGCCTCGATGCCGGGGAACTGCGGGGAGGGCGGCCTCCGTGGGGCGGGGCGCCGGAGGGGGCCCGGCTGAGGGTtaccggggtgggggggggtgtgggggtgggtgggggggggggtgggggggggtgggggggggggggtgggggggggcgggggggcaggggagggcacTGCCGGGCGCCTCGGGGTCggggggggcccggggcggccggTACCTCTCGCACGAGGCTCTCCAGGTCCGCCGCGGTGCGGCTCAGCGCGGTGACGCGGGCCCCGGCCTTGCTCAGAGCCACGGCCACGGCGCGCCCGATCCCTGCGGGAAGACGGCGtcagccccggccccccggcccggcccggcccggtcCCCCCCGGCCGCCCACCTTTGCCGGCCCCAGTCACCAGGGCCCGGCGGCCGCGGAAGCTGAGGTGCGACTCCATGCtgcgggctgcgggcagggcggtgcccgggagcggggcgggccgAGCGGCGGGGCCTGGGCGCTGCTCCTCGACTGAGACACCTGCCGGGAGGAGTGGGCTTGGGCCTCCCTGGGGGTCGCGGCGAGAAGCCGCCCCGGTTCCCCGGCCAGGGGCGGGCACGTAGAGGTTAATTTTCCGGGCTCCGAGTCTCACCGAAGGGCCGAAGCGGGAGGCCACGGCGACCGGGCTGTTCACCGCGGGGGGCAATACCGGCCCTGGCGGCTGCTGGAGGCCCTGATGGCGACTGCTGGAGCCCGCCGGCCGCCCTGCTCCGTCGGTGCCTGGCACATCGGCAGCCGGCCCCGCCTGCTCGCGGCCCTGTCATCGCCCCAGCCACAGCGGCCATGCGCTGGAAGGCTCGAcggagcggggcagggggagcccgGGGCCACCGGTAACCGCACCGCACaaggccagggcagccccccgccAACAGGCCTGTCTGTGCTGCtacccagcccagcccactaCTGCTTTTCCTAAATTTAAGAGCTCCTATGGCACATTTAGTAAGtgcagaaacagaagtgctAAGACAAGTTAACAACAATTAACTTACTCCTTATTTCAGTTCTTCTACTTCACTCTTAAGTCATCATCTGCAATGATCCATCACATCGATATTTGTTTCCCTGAACAGTAAAGTCATGTAACGCATGTGGTTTTTGGCCATTTGGCATCACAACAGCCTGACAGGAGGGTTTATGGTCCATAACAtgacaaaacacagcttttgacatatttaaatatttattttatagaatCACTTTAAGTGTGAGACTGTAGCTTGATTAAAAAGCTGCATCCTGATATATCCACACAGCCTACTGCATTGTCAACACAAGAAACCTTAAAAAGAAGCTTGGACACATGGAACGGTTCCCTATTGCCATGCAGGAGAATGTAGTCCTTTTCCAGTTTAGTAAATGCCCTGCCAACTCAGAGCATACTGCCTCTTTGGCACACCTAGTTTGGGTGACCAGTGACTACAGTGTGAAACTTCTACTACTTGGTTTTGCTACCATCCATAAAAAGCAGTGTCCTTTTTGAACTGCAGTTTGCCACATAATCACTGCCCAGTCCATGCTGTCTATGGTACCTTACAAGGGGCTGCTACTagtgaaaggggaagaaaagctcCAAGAGGATAGCTCACTATCAGTGTTCGAAGACAAAAATCTCATCAAGAACTCATGAAGTTTCACAGCTTTCTGCTACAGGAGGTTGAAAACAAGAGCATAACCagtgttcttgttttgtttttaaagtacttaTATAGATACCAGGAATCTCCAGAGCAATTAACAAATCATTAAACCATAGGATGCCTCAGCTCTAGTGAGCAGAAGACCTAATACAGAGGTAGAACATACCACAACCCACTGTTCCACAAGTCCCCCTGTTTTCTGTAACAGGCTGTCTGTGTTACAGGTGTACTTGTCACAGAACAGCCACTGTACTAGCTGGACTTAGATCCAACTGCCTGCACATTCTTATTCCCATACCTCATAGCCACTTCAGTAGacaagaaggaaaggagaaatttaAGAACGAGCTGCAGGACTGCAGTAAGTAGCACTCAGCTTGTTTGCTTCTCACTGGAATTAACTAGAATCATGCAGAGAGAACAGTGTACCCAGGTAAATGCTGAAAGGTTTGTGTTAAAAATAGAGTGCGGGGAACAGTGTGTTTCAGGAGGCTGACACCTCTGCTAAATTTCATACTTGAATACACTGCAGGCATTTGCTTACATTACACCACTTTTCAAACAGCAGGAAGTTAAGCAACTAGCTGAAGTCCACAGTACAGCTCAGCACAGCTATTTAGAAATCTGAAACTTTTTCTAGGTCCACATTCTAGCCATTAATCATCATTCCAGGTTATGCAATGTCACTCTATTATTCTCCTCTTAATTCAGTCTCAGACTTTAGCACTAAACCAGCAAGTATTTGCTGAAGAGTTTGTGAAACAGTGGTtttgcaaagttattttttttatgctgttctTCATGTCAGGTAGGGATTGCATATGGCCGAAATTTGGGCTAACAGGAAAGGAAGTGTATGGAGCCCCATTTCTTCCACTTTCAAAACTaagcttatttaaaaagcagcagcaggtgataCTGCTACAGCATTGAACTTCTGCCTTTGTGCGAGTGTGCAGTCTGCATTTTACTGATGGCATGAACTATTTACTGAAACATGAAGAAGTAGAGTAAAAATAACCACTGATCTAGTCCTTAAGGTAATCAAAAGTTTATCTGAAGAAGCTGAAGTGGAGTAACCACAATCATACAATTAAAGGTCCTCAAATTATACCATTGAAAACTTCCTTGGGGCATTACAGCTATCTAGCATTCCTCCTGCCTCACAGGCAGCAAAAGATACAGCACAACTTCAGACACAGGGCACATTTCATTGACCAGTGAGCATGCTCTGGCTCATACTACCTGCTGTGGGCAAAGCAGGAGAAATGATTACCATCTAGTCTGGcaaatatttcttcagtatcAAATATCAAGGGAACAGTCTTGGACCTGGCAGACCACCATTATAATCAACAGCTACTGCAATTCAGCTGGTAAGAGCACCAAGTCTGACAAACACCTCCATGGGAGGTACACATGGACTACAGGAGAGAATGCACACTGTAAGCAACTTACCCAGTCCTGAATGAGCTTACCCTTAACACAGGGGTTTCCCCATGACAAAGGCTTTCAGCCTCGTTTACCCTAGTGATTCCAGGATTTCTGGTGTTTCCAAACAGACCCTATTCTGGCCCACAGGTGGGGTTTTAATATGGCAGGCCACAGAAGCTCTTAAGTAATACTGTTCCCAAGAAAGGTGAATGAAAACTTCCCCTCTCTTGTCACCATGGGGACTACAATCTTCTACAGCACTCCAGCTTCAAGACAATGGCCTCTAACAGCAGTAAGAATGCTGTCATTCCCAGCACTGCATTTGCCTAGGATGTATCCAAGCACAGATTCACATGACAGACAAAAGCGTAAAGTGACTTACACACGTATGACTGCAGTCATTATACAAAGAGCCACTGgacaaaagaacaaagattCTTCTTGGAatgccccaggctgcagctgaacaAACCACACCTCTGTTTTTGTAACTAGAGTCTGCCTCCTTTGCAGATGCCTCTGGTTGTCtcccagaaaaggaaaaaaaaaaaaaaaacacaaacccagaaGTCCACAACAACTCCTGTCTTACACAAATGAGGTAAGATACAGGCGTCAACAACCAGTCAAGAGTTAGGACATCTTCTTAGCAGGGCACCAAATAGTGTCAGGATAGAGCAGACAATGGACAGATTTAAAtctatgaagaagaaaaaaagaaagttaagaCTAGAATTCTCCATACAAGGAACATACTGGCATTGGATGTACAGCAGTCTAGTGGAGCAGAGAGAGTGGGTCTACCTGCCTCTGGCACAGTGACATGAGAAAATATCCCCATTAGTGGGTTTGATCATTCTGCAGTTGATAAACACGAACAAGGTAGGGAGATCTTGTTTTGGAAGTGGACACTCACCGCGTCGGATCTTGCTGAAGGCCAAACACTCCTCCCACACTCACAACATTGTGTTTGTTCTCAGGGTCCCCGTAACTCAAGGTTACctgtaaaagcaaataaatattcagaaattgTAACACTAGTGCAGAAAAGAGAGCGGGGATAGCAGGACTATTAATGAGGTATGCAGAAAGACTTCAAGGACCCTGTCTAATCTGAACAGTGGATCACATCTGAAAAACTGTGGTTAGTTTTTACATAAGCAGTATTGGCACTGAATAGTAGCTATCAAATGGACCGCTGCTCAACTAAAGGCAATGTGGGAGAGTAAATGAAGGAGCTGAAAGTTGCATTGCCCTGAAGGACAAGATGAGTTACAACTGTAAGCTTTGTAAAGGGATTAATGCCTTTACATGTCTGTACCTTCACTAAATGACATATATTCATCCCCACCAGCCATTGCCCGAAGCCTGCAAGAGTAGGTCTTagcacagagagaaagcagaaacgTTTGGATGTTAGACAGCATGCAAAGGACTGCCAGGTGACAAACCCGGCAACAAAATTTAGACCCCTGGAACTCCAGCTCTCTGTTATTCTTCCACACAAGCACTGTATTAAGAAATTTTCAGGTGCCAGGtacaagataaaataaaaaagaaaatataaaagaaaatataagttCTTTCTAATTGTAGATTTTGGGTTAGCTGTTACAGTCTCAGGGACACAATGATCACCCCTGAAAGGCTGTGTTCAGCCTACAGTTACATTCACTGACATGAAGGAGATTACATCACACTGGAATTTGGCCCTAAGCGTACAATTCTGCTGCCTAATAGAATTGCCAGGAAATATAACCAAACAGTTTGTAGGGGCAAAACCGCACTCTTGTTTTTCAAGAAGTGCAGACAAAGCTTCCGGATAGCCTTATGGCTCCATCTACTGCCCGTAAGTAAAAAGGTATCCCAGCAATTAAAAAACTACTTGATTTTTCCTAAGAAACATTGATTAAGTTTCTGGAGATTCAGACAAGTTAATCTTAAAAATGATCAAACATTTAACTGTGTCTTAGTTATTGAAGGGGTACTTGCTATAGCTGTGAAACTAGTCTTTGAACAGCACAAATTAAGACTGAGACTCCTGGGCAAAGATAGAAATACTTTCCTGCATGGCAGGCAAACTAAATACCGCCTCCTACACTTGCTGCTACAGGGACTCATAGAAAGTCAGAGTTTAGAAGGAGATGGGGGAACACCACCTTAACGTAGCAGAATGTGTCCCCAAAGGAGGGGACAGCTATAGGGCCTAACTGGCTAGAGCAGAAAGTACACTTTTTACCTAAATGAAGGAACTGGACAGGACACAGCTCTGAGCAACTCTGTAGACATCCTTCTTTGCTGAAGAGCGCTAAGTCTAAGGGGAGTACTCTTTCTGATCAGACTGACGTGTAATTTCAGGAACTGAACATGAGCCTTAGCcctacctgctgcagcacagactcGCCTTGTAGTCTCTGCAGATTTTCCAGGTGGGAATGGAATAaagggctgtgcagcagctttaCCTCCAGCAGCCCTTCAATGATGTAGCCGATAGTGCAGTCATCAGGAAGACGCACTCTTTCTGCAGTACTGATGAAATTGCCCAGGCTGTGAGACAGAGCATAGGAGACAAGAGGAAATATGCTTTAAAGCCTACCAAACACATATTGGTGGAGTTTAGCTAGGAAAAGTGTTTACCTGGCCCAGGGACTCATCTTCAGGGCAAGACCTCTGCTGATACAGAACCCTGCTCCACCTGTGGCAAACCAGAATTTCACGGTTGTCTTCTGaagagcaacaagaaaaaaaccacatagtAGTTACTGATAATCAGCTTTTTCCGTTTGGCTGGGTAGGGAAGGGAACTTGAGGTTCTACTGGATATCACATACTGCACTTGAGTCAGAACAAGATTACAGATTAACTCCTATTTCTTTAGGCTGCTGAAAGCCCACCTAGCTTTTCTCCCAAATGAAACTCTATCCTGGAAATGACACCAGGTGAACCATCACATTAGCACAACTGAGGCAGCACACATGAAACGTAACACTACAGTCCTACTCCTACCCAATTCCATCTGTCCCCTGGTCATTCTAGCCAAAGGTCACAGCCAGCTCAGTGTTCCTGTGGAAATCAAAGGTGGACATGGAGCCAAAGCAACTAATGGACCAAGAAGACTACTTTGTTGTGCAGTCTTCCCTAACACACCGCTTTGTAACTGACTTTCTGGCCAGTGGACTGATTTCTCTTTAGGCCTGTCAGTACAGGCAGCCTAGTGAGAACTTCTCCTTTAGCATGACCGAGGTATATTTGCTTCCACTTCTTGAAAACCTAGTAACCACTCAGTACTGGAAATGCTTTATATACCAAGAAAGCTTTCGTCACCCATCTGAGGTTGGTTCAAGATGCTGACACTGTGATACCACTCTCAAAACAAACCAAGCCCAAAACAAGGAACACTTCCACCAAAACCactaaaggaaaaggaagagtcAAGGCGGGGAGGCCCTACTCACCTTACCATGAGGGAGATCACCAACATAGGTAAGTAAAGGACAAGAAACAGACAAATTCTGTTGTACATATGCATATGAAGTAGATCAAAGGTTCATTTAACCCAGCACCCTGTCTCTGAAAGTGATCAGTGCCAGGTTCATTGTCTGCAGATTAAATCACTTGTTTCTCAGGGGGAATCCTATGAACTCTCAAGGTTTTAAAAGCTTAGGTGGTCAGCATGTCTCTCAGACTAACTGCAAAGTTTGCTTACTGATCCATCACTTTGGACATGGTCAGCTGCTTCAATGGGATGGTCCAGACTCGGTCGCCCCACATAAACATCCTGGCTGTGTGAGAAGGCAGATAAGAGATGCAGAAGAGTCCGAGGGTTGACGTAGTTGTCATCATCCACATGGCAAAACCAtcttcaaacaaaaattaagaaagttaCTGCAGAGCAGTGACAAAGAAATGAGTTACATGTTTACAGCTGAGCCTCAGTCTTTCAGCCTTGGAGCAGAATGTATTTCCCAATTGTCCTGAATGACAGAATTTGGAAGCTGAAAGCACCCACAGATCCTAATTttggaaagaagctgaaattaaCAGTCCCCTTTAGGTGATCATCCTTTCCACCTCTCAGATGATGCTTATTTATCAACTCTGCTTCATGCTGTGCTCCCTTCCCCATGCTTGTCACCACATTTTGGCTAATATTGCATCCCTTACTGGAGCAGAGGAGGTTACTCAAGTTTCCTGTGAACACAGAAGTGGAAGAAACAAA comes from Falco naumanni isolate bFalNau1 chromosome 1, bFalNau1.pat, whole genome shotgun sequence and encodes:
- the RFNG gene encoding LOW QUALITY PROTEIN: beta-1,3-N-acetylglucosaminyltransferase radical fringe (The sequence of the model RefSeq protein was modified relative to this genomic sequence to represent the inferred CDS: deleted 1 base in 1 codon) → MSGSCLGLRRACFLLSLGAAALLLLLLPRGQPPAAPRRRPPRPAGPSGPPRAATGGSSLPGTRAGSAGGRGPAAAARGLGGSPQPARRGRPTARESLELKDIFIAVKTTRKYHRSRLDLLLQTWISRARGQTFIFTDWEDQELRLKAGDHMINTNCSAVHTRQALCCKMSVEYDKFLESGQKWFCHVDDDNYVNPRTLLHLLSAFSHSQDVYVGRPSLDHPIEAADHVQSDGSKTTVKFWFATGGAGFCISRGLALKMSPWASLGNFISTAERVRLPDDCTIGYIIEGLLEVKLLHSPLFHSHLENLQRLQGESVLQQVTLSYGDPENKHNVVSVGGVFGLQQDPTRFKSVHCLLYPDTIWCPAKKMS
- the DCXR gene encoding L-xylulose reductase, whose amino-acid sequence is MTGPRAGGAGCRCARHRRSRAAGGLQQSPSGPPAAARAGIAPRGEQPGRRGLPLRPFGVSVEEQRPGPAARPAPLPGTALPAARSMESHLSFRGRRALVTGAGKGIGRAVAVALSKAGARVTALSRTAADLESLVREFPGIEALCLDLADWEATAAALSAAGPFELLVNNAAVAVLQPFLEVTRAALQRSFDVNFGAVLHISQIVARQMIAHGVPGAIVNVSSQASQRALQDHAVYCSTKSALDMLSKVMAMELGPHKIRVNTVNPTVVMTDMGRINWSDPQKSAAMINRIPLGKFAEVDDVVNSILFLLSDKSAMTTGSSLMVDGGFLVS